taaatgactgtgccgcaccagtatctctaaggattttaacaggacgctgagatgcttcgtcattcgctatggacacaaacccctcgaaaatgaacggttcgtaactgcggtcgggtactgagactttcaaactacatttaccctgaggcactggtttcgtttcagacctcacaacagtacgaattagcccaacacctgtCGGCGGCTTTGCACGAATaggcatcccttgtttgcgttttagtaggaagcaatcattaatcatatgtcccactttatgacaatagaaacagggacgctcaTTTTTCTGGCGTGATTGATATACTGCGGGCCGACCAGGactaaaagtaggcaactcagtagctctactctcagtatgagccgaaaacacactcttgtgcgtcaacacaaactcgtctgccaacacagacgcttctgacagggaggatactttctgttcatttaggtatactacaatgcgttcgggtaaacaatttttaaactcttccaacaaaattaactcccggagagagttgaaattagttaccttactagcagcatgccatttatcaaacagatttcccttgtctctagcaaactccacataagtcttattagaagactttctatgagacctaaatctctgtcggtatgcctcaggcacaagctcataagcgcgaagaacggtagctttgaccacttcatagttcaaactatcttccagaggtagcgctgataaaacctcttgggctttaccagttaatttacattgtagcaataaacaccatacttcttcaggccatttcaaggctacagctatacgttcaaacacacaaaaataggagtcaacctctgactctctaaacaaaggtactaaggcaatctgcctactaatgtcaaacgtgttggaagctacagctggtgaggacgactcactaacaggcacagtaggaacgaaggctagcctcgctgtctctgcttccagttccatttggcgcattttgaaatccatctgccgctgttctctttctttttcagcctctattttacagatttccaactgccgctgttctctttctttttctgcctcaagtttacacatttctaactggagattttctcgcctaatttgggctctctcttctgcctccagttgaaactgtatagaacggacatcccttctggcatcaccagttgacagtggggagagtggatcaaaacggggcaatgtagctggagctttagcctcgccttcggtctcagacaccgacgggcttacaggagcagcaacatcccctacaggggtagtaggctcaggcagcggtaacacaagcacctgctctttcaacaatacatttaacactagtttcttaacctccgccttaactaaattgtgagaaatagacaatgaataatGTTCTGCCAAAgtcattaaatcaattttacgacatttattaaacacctcccacaaagggttatccaaaaaggatttcAACTCAAAAGTAGCCATCTTGAACTACTACCAAACACAAAAGCCAACAAATAGCAAACACTAATGCTTATGACGCTCAACACTGACTAACCACACAATAACAATCTGCATGAGCGGTATGGGCGTCAGTAATGACAGATCctggatgagcccccacttatgttacgaacctctttggcccagcggtctaggggggatggatacgagacccgtaacataaatcatgcaaattataatcgtgacatgtaacagtgagaaccaaaaaccacagacaactgaaatctaccgtcaaactcaaaaggtttattttaaacacacggtaaaggggtgtgggaaaaggggctgagctggacccaagcaacgaaacaataatccaaaaccacccctaagctagactagcctatttcaacaacagctagctaactaaccaaaaatacagtgggtggtccgcccagttctaactatggtacttagacacagtattccctacgggtaatgtatgcccatgggcgacttgtcttggtaccccttttcccaccaaacaaacaaacagtcaaataacaaaacaatactcacaggattaccggacaaatgtgacatgtagtttgcaaaaacaaaagagatcaatacagagagagagagacacggggagatagagattggacacaagagcgaatgagcacaaagattgatcacagagtgagaatgagctcgcgagataaaaatgagctctgggagaaaacaactgactgggtttttaaaccaagggaaagggactgtgattggttgagggagaaggaacaggtgtcttctgattggggactgatgattgtcacctgtgatggggagaaggagagaaaagaaacacacaggatacacacttgtatccgtaacacccagttactagaatatgcatatacttattatatatggatagaaaacactctaaagtttccaaaactgtttgaatggtgtctgtgagtataacagaactcatttggcaggcaaaaccctgagacattttctgacaggaagtggatacctgatgtgttgtattgactttaaacctctcccattgaaaaacacaggggtttaggaatattttggcacttcctattgcttccactagatgtcaccagcctttacaaagtgttttgagtcttctggagggagatctgaccgaacaagagccatggaacggtgatgtcccattagacacctggcgcgctacttcatgttgggtaccctcgttccaatacgttataaaaggctatgcattcgtccaccttgaatattattcatgttctggttaaaaaaggccctaatgatttatgctatacaacgtttgacatgtttgaacgaacggaaatatatttttcccctcgttcatgacgagaagtccggctggcttacatcatgtgctaacgagacggagatttttggacataaatgatgagcttttttgaacaaaactacattcgttatggacctgtgatacctggaagtgacatctgatgaagagaatcaaaggtaatggattatttacatagtattttcgattttagatctccccaacatgacgtctagtctgtatcgcaacgcgtatttttctgggcacagtgctcagattattgcaaagtgtgatttcccagtaaggttatttttaaatctggcaagttgattgcgttcaaaagatgtaaatctataattctttaaatgacaatataatattttaccaatgttttctaattttaattatttaatttgtgacgctgacttgactgccggttattggagggaaacgatttcctcaacatcaatgccatagtaaaacgctgtttttgtatataaatatgaacttgatagaactaaaaatgcatgcattgtctaacataatgtcctaggagtgtcatctgatggagattgtaaaaggttagtgtatcattttagctggttttatggttttggtgaccctgtctttgacttgacaaaacattacacacaactcttgtaaatgtactgtcctaacatactctaaatttatgctttcgccgtaaaacctttttgaaatcgtaaaacgtggttagattaaggagatgtttatctttcaaatggtgtaacatagttgtatttttgaaaaatttgaattttgacatttatttggattcaaatttgccgctcttgaaatgcacctgctgttgatggagtgcaccacaggtggcacgctagcgtcccacctagccccaagaggttaagatctTTCTTCAGGCTGACTGGGGGAGTTACTGGGgttccagagggggcggaggtaACACTCCCCGTATACGGGGACCTAATGCTACCTCTATCCGCCCCACCCTGCTGACTGGCCCTGCTGCCCCTTGATTCAGCGGACCCGTCTCGTCTAGCTGACCCTGTCATATAATCCAGGGGCTCTGCCCTGGGTCTTACCAGGTCTCTATTTCTTActgagtcctctctccctctgttcgggGTCTGGGGGGTGAAGAGGTAATAATCATCCTCCCCATCTGATCCACCGGATCCTCCCGAGAGGTCACTCTCCCTATTTCTTTCCtcactctgtcctcttcctggTGAGGCGTGGGGTGTCTGTGCCCGTCTGGGGACTGGTGGTCGTTCAggcgcggggggggggggggtcggtaAACCTGACCCTATCCATGTCCTGAGCGTCCTTAAGGCATTCCTCTAACATGTCCCTGTAGGCGGTGTAGCCCCTAGTGGGCGGCTCCATTATTTCAGGGCGTCACATGGTCGGGTGCTAAAGGATGTCCCACAGCCCTACGGCACTGGACACCCTTGTTACCGCCCTTTTTGACCAGGTTACTGGCCTagtcctaaccctagttcctggGTCCACCGCTGGGGCTTGTGTGGTCCAGGGGCCTGCTACCGGGTAGGTTGCTTGGCCATACCATGGTCCCAACTCTGGGTAGTCACTGTATACCTCTCCGCTTAGGGTGGCCAGGGCTGCCCTGGGGGCCCTTGGTCTTCTAAAGTTCCGCTGGGGCTGCGGCTCCCTAGGTTGGGTCCATGCCCCTAGCTCCCCCGTGGTAACCTGGGTTCCTGGGGTGATCACTATATGCCTACTCCCCGGGGAGGGGTGCTCCTGGTCCCAATCGGCCAGGGCCCTCAGCGCTATTTCCAGGGGTGACCTGGCGTTTCCCAGGTTCCCAGCAAAGAGGCCTGCACTTATCATGGGGACTGCCATTGTGCAGTCTCTTGCCAGATAGTTGTAGACACTCCTATAGGTCCTGTGCAGGAGCCTTCGAAATTCTATTTCTCCCATGCGCCGCCTGTGGCGTCTGGGCCTACCGCATGGAGGAGTCTTACTGCCTGCTCCTGGCGCCGCCAGTCTACTGGTCCTGGCACGCGGTGCCCTACGGGTATGGGGTGTGCCCGCCCCTCCATGACTTCCTGCTCATACCACTCCTGGGTGGAGCGGGCCGTGATGGCCCCCGCTATCCCTCCCCCATGCCTATGCTGGGCATTGGCTGAGTTGACTAGGTCTTCCGTGGGAGTGTGGAATATATCTCCCTCCTCAACGATAAGCCTAGTGCCCCCCTCGAGGTCTTGGCGGAAGATTGTTCTGTTCCTGGCCTCTAGGGTCCTGTCTAGTGGGTGGGGGCTAGGTTCCGGGGCTCCATCCCGGGGGTCACTTTCCCTAAGGGGTCCCCACCCTAATAGGGACCCACTGTCTAGTCCCGTGGGCCCTGGTGGCCCTGGGAAGGTTTGTGGTGCATCCGGGAAGGGCCTGATATGGTCTGGCTGGGGCTGCAGGGGTGCCCACTCGGGCACTGGGAATCTATCGGGGATTTGAGGTTCCCTTCTTCCCCCTGctacctcttcctcctcagcATCACTTCCTCCTGGGTCGCTTCCCTCTTGGCTGACCCTACCTGTGGACTCTCTGTCCACCTCCTGCTCGGGCCGGGGTGTTCTTGCCCCGAGTGTCGTTAGGGTGCCCTGCCGGCTTAACTGTGCCCTGGCGCTTTGTATGATGTCTAGTACTGGTTGCAGGGCCGGGTGCACGGCCGTCAACTCTGGGTAcaggtttggctggggggggCTGATGGTGTCTCGGGGTTCTCTGCGCTCTGTCGTGGCTGATAAACGGTGTTAGCCAACGGGGAGCGTCTTAGGCTGCCTGAGCCCTCGTCGCCTGACTCTTCCTGTGTTTCCCCGAAGGCCACCTCAGCTGTTGCAGAGTCAAAGATATTTCCCCCATTCCCTTGGCCTAACCTCGTCATTTTCTCCCTAACCAACCTTAGTGCTCACCCTCTCTGGTCGGTATGAGCCCCATCACTCCAGGTGGTGGACGCCCATGTATCTCGTCAGGCACGCCACCTCCACGAGGAGTTCTGCGGCTGGTTCGTCAGGCCCTGGTACTACCGCGAAGATAGTCCAGTTCCTAACTGTTGTTATTCTTATATACCTCCCGAACCACTGAACGGGAGGTGCTCCGCTACTCCAGAACGCCTGTCGTCCTGTGCTGCCCACTACCAACTTAATAGCCTCCCTATAACGCTTGTCTAGTTCCTTCCACGGAGCCCAGGAGGTCACCAGGTGGTTACCTGTCTCTGGGTAGTGTGGCCTATGGCTGGTCAGCCTAGATGCTGACATGGTTCGGTAGGTGTGATGCTGGAGCTCCCTGAGATCCTCATCTTCCGGACCTCCTTCTGCCATAGTTATTTTTTAGGTAGGTGAGAAGCTTTACTTTCTATGAGGAATGTGGATGTCAAGAGCTTTGGTTTGTATACCTCTTATCTGCAGTTATAGGTTAGATTTCGATTTCCACTCGGGCCCCACGTTGGGCGCCAAATGTCGCAGTTTGAAAGTTCACCGTTTTTAATTAATAAACCCGGCGGCACACGTGTGGTTTGTCACTCCGCTGCCTGTAGTTTTGCTCAGCCTGTATGTTATTACTGACTGGCGTAGGATAGACCGGACCTACCATCTTATTGTATTCTTACTCCCTGTGTCCTGTCTACTGAGCTTGTCCTCACTGGGTGTGGGGCTTTTGAGTGGGATCTACTTATTCCTTTTAAACTCTGTAACTTTTACTTGCAGCCGGGGTGTATACCTTTCCCTGTGCAGTAACCTACCCTAGGAGAGGCCTATTACTAACTTAACCTGTAGTGACCTCTGAGTCCTAGTCAGCCTCCTGTAGTATCTAAGCCTATAGATACTAGTTAGTCTTACTGCTAACGATACCTCGTGTTCTCTATTGGTGCTCTGTAGTGAGAGGCCAGATAGTTTTTGTAATGAATATTTCCTACATAATGTAGACATGCATAGCTATGTTTTTGGAAGGTGATGAGACCCCTCCTCCCATTCAGAGTCTGACCTTTCTGTTGCCTTTAGTGGTCTAGCAACCTGACGTGCTCACACAGATGACAGAACAAGTGTTGACTGTCACAGCTCATGATGGGATGCTTttctaaaatataaaaataacacattttcaatgACTAAGGTTGAGAATGAGTTGAATTCCTCCCTCAGCACACTGTAATTTCTTTATTAAGATCCAGTTTCCTCAAACAGCACTTGGGTGTGGCTGGCCAGGAGTCTGCAGACACTGAGGCACTCCAGCAGGAGCTAAGAGACATGAAGCAAAGGTGTGAGCTGAGGAGAACAAAGGACTCAAGAACAGGGTAGGCCTGCCTATGATTATTTTTCATTGAGTGTGATGATCTATACATGGTAGGCTTGAACTTTTCAAAACTAACAAAATCATTTAATCTCTGTTTTTACACACTTCCTTAGCTTCAACGCTATGAGCCTACACAAGAGGATGGAGCTGCCGAATAGGAAGTGCCTCGGCTTTATTGAAGTAATTTTGTTAAACTCAGATTTTTATGGCAAGTCGAAACCAACAACTGGAGGCAAGGGATTTTATGCACCTctgttcttttatttttttcttttctACTATGTTTAAatatttaacttattttgtatatttGATATATTGAAATATAATAGCTTTTGTCCTTTGACTGTCTCCCTCTCATAAAAGCAAACCCCCCTTTTCTGCTTTCAGTGTACTTAGCCTACTGTACACCAATGCTTTGTCTCTAGTAAACAAACAGTAACATAATGGTGTTTTCCTTTTTTAATCACGTTCACATATTTGTTACAATATATAAATCTTACATGATATCACTTTTTTGTACTGTGTGCACAGAGGCTCTGCTGGCGTTACTTAAAtgcataaaaaactgaaataccccACAACCCTGAACAGAAAAGCTGTGCCTAAAAGAACATGGAAGGCCATTGTAACCGTCGTACATGGTTTTACGACGATAGTATGGACATACAGTAGTTAATGCAAAATAAAAATCTAGATATAAGCTTTTATAAATATGAAATTAGGTCATTCTTTCATGCAATATACAAATACATTATTTAGTCTACATACTCTATTTTCAGTGGTCAATTAGCTACtttggctgcgtttagacaggcagcccaattctgatctttttccactaattggtcttttgatcaATCAGATCTTTTCatatcagatatttttcagagctgtTAATGAATCAATTAATGAAACCAAATTCTGAATTGGGCTGCCATGAGGACATATTTTCATGGTTTCTCTCTAAACAATGGTGTTTAAAATGAACTGAAATCTACAGAAAGCATTTTTCGGTGTCACTGCTGTGTGATCTGTACTGTTTTTCTCTCTTAGCCACAACACTTTTAAAAGCAGGTCAATATTCCCAATAGCCAGTCCCCACACCCAATGTTTGATCTACTGTGTCTTACGTCATCACAAAGTATGAGGCTTTGAAGCTGGTGAATACAAAAATAAACTACCACATAGAAGATCAACAGTACAGTAAGCAATAAACAGAGGTGACATCTTATAAAACACATCTATCCATTttgctggactactgcaacagaTCTCCCTCCGAACCCTAACCCAATGTCACAACTCGTGTCATGTTCTTCTGATCCCTGTGTTTTGaaataaagtatttttttttgtctGATGAGGGATATAAGATGAGGTTTTACTCTTAGCATTCAAACTTGTAAGTCTGTAGGGGCTCGTCTACTACTTGCGTTGCTTGTGGATGATTGTCGGCGATTGGAAGAGGGTGGTCTCGGACTGTGCTGTGACCCTGAACTTGAGTCCCCCAGTGAGTCTGGGGTGGAGGGACGCATTTTGGGTTCCGATTTTGATGCAGTCCGGGCTTGGTACCCACCACTGGCCTTAGCACCCCCATAAGAATCTGTGTCTGAGCTTTTGCCCTCCACCACTGTGGAACAATTTGAGGGAGCATTGACCCTCCATGTTTTCCTTCCGGCGCCTACTAGCAATGTCGGGCAGGAGGAGGCGTGAGATGGGTCCCTTGGGCGCCTGGGAGAGTCTGggctccccctcttctcttcctcctcgctGTGAGGGGGAAGGTGTGCAGACTCCTCTGGCTCCTCCTGCTTTGGCGGGGTCACTGAGTCGCAGGGCGGTGAGCGACTGTCACTGCTGGTATTATTGGAGTTGGAGTTGTGCTCCGTCGGGCTATGTGCAGCATCTTTGAGTTCTTCCACGCTCCGTTTACCAGCCAGTTCACCCTGAACAGGGAGGAAGGCAGAGGGGTTGATAAGGGAGGGGTAGGTGTGACCGTCCTGGGCCCGCTCCAGTAGGAGGTTGTAGCCACTGGGCGCGGAGGCCATGGTGGGATTGCAGCCGGAGGAAGCAATGCATGTCTGATGCACCACGGAGTCTTTCTTGGTTTTGCTTGAGTAGAAGTCGTCAAGCTCGTCTTGCAGGTGTGGATAGTAGTCCAGGATGCCCTTCTTGACCTTCTTGTAGCCCAGGTGCATGATCTCCAAGATGTTTAGGAAGAGGGAGACTACAGCAATGCATTGCATAAAGACCATGAAGACACTCTTCTCTGTGGGCCGGGAGACGAAGCAGTCCACCGCGTTGGGGCAAGGCTCACGCTCGCActtgaagagaggggagagctggaagCCATAGAGGATGTACTGGCCCGTTATAAAGCCTACCTCCACGGCGGAGCGGGTAATGATGTGGGCCACGTAGGTGCGCAGCAGGGACCCCGACAGCGGAGCCTTGTTGAGCTTGCCTTGCTCCAGCTGCCTCACCTCTCGCTCAATCGTTTTCCGAGCCGCCACCATCTCCACGTCCACCAGCTCTAGCTCGCGACGCAGCAGGACCTTCTTTTTCTGCCGCTCCTTCTCCAGGGCTCGGAGGCGGTAGAGAGCATGG
The sequence above is drawn from the Salmo salar chromosome ssa05, Ssal_v3.1, whole genome shotgun sequence genome and encodes:
- the LOC106605137 gene encoding gap junction alpha-9 protein-like, whose product is MGDWNFLGGILEEVHIHSTMVGKIWLTILFIFRMLVLGVAAEDVWNDEQADFICNTEQPGCRNVCYDLAFPISLIRFWVLQVIFVSSPSLVYMGHALYRLRALEKERQKKKVLLRRELELVDVEMVAARKTIEREVRQLEQGKLNKAPLSGSLLRTYVAHIITRSAVEVGFITGQYILYGFQLSPLFKCEREPCPNAVDCFVSRPTEKSVFMVFMQCIAVVSLFLNILEIMHLGYKKVKKGILDYYPHLQDELDDFYSSKTKKDSVVHQTCIASSGCNPTMASAPSGYNLLLERAQDGHTYPSLINPSAFLPVQGELAGKRSVEELKDAAHSPTEHNSNSNNTSSDSRSPPCDSVTPPKQEEPEESAHLPPHSEEEEKRGSPDSPRRPRDPSHASSCPTLLVGAGRKTWRVNAPSNCSTVVEGKSSDTDSYGGAKASGGYQARTASKSEPKMRPSTPDSLGDSSSGSQHSPRPPSSNRRQSSTSNASSRRAPTDLQV